The following are from one region of the Magallana gigas chromosome 6, xbMagGiga1.1, whole genome shotgun sequence genome:
- the LOC105344043 gene encoding cytochrome P450 2C8 → MFDFWTIFLAVVVGILYIWWKNTTRDAVLPPGPPTVPFLGNLLSVNPETVLDTFQEYRRKYGEVFSLITGSKTLVVISGYDTLREIFIKHGDVTSERPDIFITREVGKFKGVATSSGALWKEHRTFSLNTLREFGFGKRSLESRIIEEIEVFVQEIQSKKGEPFNIHSLINVCISNIMCSITFGKRYDHDDKKFLSLLNSINQNLSNENVMFVATVLPFIRYIPGDPFRIKKVLRNVDKVENHLRQLVEEHEQIYDENNLRDYVDVFLKKMKSERNNPNTTFDEDQLLKIVGELFVAGTETTSTAIRWFCLFMIRHPEVQEKMRNEINDVIGTSRFPSLEDKQNLPYCEAVIHETLRIGTIAPLSVPHGLASDLKFNGFTIPKDALLIPNLYSVFFDENIFPDPYDFKPERFLDEKGNLKNTDKVLAFSLGRRVCLGEALARMELFLFVTSLIQRFTLEAGDIKNIPSEKGTMGITYAPKDFVLKAVPT, encoded by the exons ATGTTTGATTTCTGGACGATTTTCCTGGCGGTTGTTGTTGGGATTTTGTATATCTGGTGGAAGAATACAACGAGGGATGCAGTCCTACCCCCGGGGCCCCCTACGGTCCCTTTCCTAGGGAATCTCCTCAGTGTGAATCCGGAGACAGTGTTGGATACATTCCAGGAATATCGACGGAAATATGGAGAAGTATTTAGTCTGATCACGGGCTCCAAGACCCTTGTTGTGATCAGTGGATATGATACCCTGAGAGAGATATTCATAAAACATGGAGACGTGACGTCAGAAAGGCCCGATATTTTTATTACCAGGGAAGTTGGAAAATTTAAAG GTGTAGCCACCTCCTCAGGTGCGCTGTGGAAAGAACACAGAACCTTTTCTTTGAACACCCTAAGGGAATTTGGATTTGGAAAACGTAGCTTGGAGTCTAGAATTATCGAGGAAATAGAAGTTTTTGTTCAAGAAATTCAATCGAAAAAGGGAGAGCCATTTAACATACACTCCTTGATTAACGTCTGTATCTCTAACATCATGTGTTCCATTACCTTCGGTAAACGATATGACCACGACGATAAAAAATTCCTTTCTCTTCTGAATTCAATCAACCAAAATCTTAGCAACGAGAACGTCATGTTTGTGGCCACTGTCTTACCCTTTATAAGGTATATTCCTGGAGATCCATTTCGAATTAAAAAGGTGTTGAGAAATGTTGATAAGGTGGAAAATCATCTTCGGCAGCTTGTGGAGGAACATGAACAGATTTATGATGAGAATAACTTGCGAGACTACGTTGACGTTTTCCTGAAAAAGATGAAATCGGAACGGAACAATCCAAATACAACATTTGATG aggATCAGCTGTTGAAGATCGTGGGTGAACTCTTTGTTGCTGGAACTGAAACAACCTCAACCGCCATTCGATGGTTCTGCTTGTTCATGATCAGACATCCGGAGGTACAAGAAAAgatgcgcaatgaaatcaatgaCGTCATTGGTACTTCCCGTTTCCCTAGTTTGGAAGATAAGCAAAATCTTCCCTATTGCGAGGCAGTCATTCACGAAACACTCCGCATTGGAACCATTGCGCCTTTATCTGTTCCACATGGGTTAGCAAGTGATCTGAAGTTTAACGGGTTTACCATTCCTAAAGATGCACTTCTTATTCCAAATTTGTATTCTgttttctttgacgaaaatatCTTTCCGGACCCATATGATTTTAAACCCGagagatttttggatgaaaagGGCAACCTTAAAAACACTGATAAAGTATTGGCATTTTCGCTTG GTCGCCGAGTTTGTCTCGGAGAAGCTTTGGCAAGAATGGAACTCTTTctctttgtgacgtcattaaTTCAGAGATTCACCTTAGAGGCCGGTGACATAAAGAATATTCCGTCAGAGAAAGGCACTATGGGTATTACGTATGCTCCAAAAGACTTTGTTTTGAAAGCAGTTCCGACATag